One Candidatus Schekmanbacteria bacterium DNA segment encodes these proteins:
- a CDS encoding LD-carboxypeptidase, whose protein sequence is MKKVSQLKNGDLIALVATAGTFEKERFFKGKSLIESFGYNVCYDESIWGRNRYIAGNDKERAEAINKAFSDDNVKGIIVVRGGYGSGRALPYIDFNLIKKNPKIFCGSSDITFLHIAIQNLCGFATYYGPMPAGNNAAKSYAEEFRAFFDITSGRTKTLRVKVPDIEIIRGSSGEGRIAGGCLSIINATLGTPWEINTEGKVLFIEDIGEPPYRVDRMLFQLKMSGKLSGLQGLIVGHMVDGNSANRFEWDNAFREIILEATTGTSYPIIYGFPAGHGAGSVTIPINGSVMIDGENGFVEITDFGVKNA, encoded by the coding sequence ATGAAAAAAGTGAGCCAGCTTAAAAATGGAGATCTTATTGCCCTTGTCGCAACTGCAGGGACATTCGAAAAGGAGAGATTCTTTAAAGGGAAATCTCTTATTGAGAGTTTTGGATATAATGTTTGTTATGACGAGTCAATATGGGGAAGAAATAGATATATTGCCGGCAATGATAAAGAGCGTGCAGAAGCAATAAATAAAGCCTTTTCTGATGATAATGTTAAGGGAATAATAGTGGTGAGGGGAGGATACGGCTCAGGCAGGGCACTGCCATATATTGATTTTAATCTGATAAAGAAAAATCCAAAAATATTTTGCGGGTCAAGCGATATCACATTCCTCCATATTGCAATTCAAAATTTATGTGGTTTTGCGACTTATTATGGTCCGATGCCTGCAGGGAATAACGCAGCCAAAAGCTATGCAGAAGAGTTCAGGGCTTTTTTTGATATAACAAGCGGCAGGACAAAAACATTGCGGGTTAAAGTTCCTGATATTGAAATAATCAGAGGTTCTTCAGGAGAAGGCCGGATTGCCGGCGGGTGTCTTTCAATAATTAATGCAACGCTCGGAACCCCATGGGAAATTAATACTGAAGGGAAAGTTCTCTTTATTGAAGACATAGGAGAACCACCCTATAGGGTTGACCGGATGCTTTTTCAGTTGAAGATGTCAGGCAAACTTTCCGGCCTTCAAGGTCTAATAGTTGGACATATGGTAGATGGCAATTCAGCGAACAGATTTGAGTGGGACAATGCTTTTAGAGAGATAATTTTAGAGGCGACGACCGGGACTTCATATCCAATAATTTATGGATTTCCGGCAGGACATGGAGCCGGTTCAGTTACTATACCTATAAATGGAAGCGTAATGATAGATGGGGAAAATGGGTTTGTAGAAATCACAGATTTTGGGGTGAAAAATGCTTGA
- a CDS encoding serine hydrolase, translated as MLDIYNFRKEIEKTYDESIVPGFVIAAGKKGGDKILESFGYRAILPERKANSVDTVYDLASLTKVMATTTALMQFIGEGRINLEMKIGEFIDAYRYGEYSNITIKNLLSHTGGYPDWYPFFEEIKKREKTSGERLIGTYEGKKLVYSLAKEIHLADPTLTSTKYSDIGFIILGEIVEFVSGEHLDTYCENMVFGPLGLNSIYFIDMEKKRNGLYASKNEELFAPTEKSMWRDCLITGEVHDDNAYAMGGVSGHAGLFGTANDVYKFGEVILDCYNGTNSFVSQRIVRTFAKRQLIDRNSSWALGWDTPSKGFSTSGHYFSEESIGHTGYTGTSLWIDLKKEVIVVILSNRVHPERQNRAFVKLRPLLHDIVMETLGCATPPGEDTEGLKE; from the coding sequence ATGCTTGATATTTATAATTTCAGAAAAGAAATAGAGAAAACTTATGACGAGTCAATTGTTCCGGGATTTGTGATAGCTGCAGGGAAAAAAGGGGGAGATAAGATTCTGGAATCCTTTGGCTACAGAGCAATTCTGCCTGAGAGAAAAGCCAATTCTGTGGATACTGTTTATGACCTGGCATCCCTTACCAAGGTAATGGCAACAACAACAGCTTTGATGCAGTTTATTGGCGAAGGAAGAATTAATCTTGAAATGAAGATTGGTGAATTTATAGATGCCTATCGTTACGGAGAGTACAGCAATATTACAATTAAAAACCTTCTATCTCACACCGGAGGCTATCCTGATTGGTATCCGTTTTTTGAAGAGATAAAAAAAAGGGAAAAAACATCAGGAGAACGTCTTATAGGAACATATGAGGGGAAAAAACTTGTTTATAGCCTGGCAAAGGAAATACACCTTGCTGATCCCACGCTTACAAGCACAAAATATAGCGATATAGGCTTTATTATTCTTGGCGAAATAGTAGAGTTTGTTTCCGGGGAACATCTTGATACATATTGTGAAAATATGGTTTTTGGTCCATTAGGTCTTAACAGCATTTATTTTATTGATATGGAAAAGAAAAGAAATGGTCTTTATGCGAGCAAAAACGAAGAATTGTTTGCTCCCACAGAAAAATCAATGTGGAGAGATTGTTTAATAACCGGCGAAGTACATGATGACAATGCATATGCAATGGGGGGAGTATCCGGTCATGCAGGTCTTTTTGGCACAGCCAACGATGTATATAAGTTTGGGGAAGTAATCCTTGATTGTTATAATGGCACAAACTCTTTTGTTTCTCAGCGCATTGTCAGGACATTTGCAAAAAGACAACTCATAGACAGGAATTCTTCCTGGGCGCTTGGATGGGATACTCCGTCAAAAGGATTTTCAACATCAGGACATTATTTTTCAGAAGAGTCTATAGGGCATACAGGATATACAGGGACTTCCCTTTGGATAGATTTAAAAAAAGAAGTTATTGTTGTCATTCTTTCTAACAGGGTTCATCCGGAGAGACAGAACAGGGCCTTTGTAAAATTAAGACCCTTGTTACACGACATAGTGATGGAAACATTAGGATGCGCAACACCTCCTGGTGAAGATACGGAAGGTTTGAAAGAATGA
- a CDS encoding UDP-N-acetylmuramate:L-alanyl-gamma-D-glutamyl-meso-diaminopimelate ligase — translation MKAGALVHIVAIGGTGMSALAGMLKERGFRVTGSDKGLYPPASTIIEKLGIQVEISYSPDNIPRDVSLAVIGNAVSKDNPEVLEIIRRKIPYKSFPDTLWEYFIQGKTSVVVSGTHGKTTSASAVSWVFYSLGLDPGFMIGGVPLNFNSNYRLGNGTFFISEGDEYDSAFFDKGPKFLHYRPDYLLLNSVEFDHADIYRDLEHVMSSFTKLLDIVNPKGGVAAFGDSINVRKLIEKSKCKVLTFGFENTNDWVIKTVNEETGDVVVNSRDGREIKFKTNLFGKQNIANLTGVLLLADIMGLNIEKASKSLELFNGVKRRQEYIGSAKHIDIYDDFAHHPTAVKVTLEGFKSRFPQKRIIAVFEPRSNSSRRNVFEAQYVESFDAADLIILSEPFNKDALDETVRFSTNRVTSNIKKRGKEAYSFKDVDSIIGFLLGRLRENDVVVIMSNGDFSGIHKKLIQAINFNKTIN, via the coding sequence ATGAAAGCTGGTGCGCTTGTACATATCGTAGCCATCGGCGGAACCGGCATGAGCGCGCTTGCCGGTATGTTAAAGGAGAGAGGATTTAGGGTTACTGGTTCAGATAAAGGTCTATATCCGCCGGCAAGCACTATAATAGAAAAGTTAGGGATTCAGGTTGAAATAAGTTATTCGCCTGATAACATACCTCGCGATGTCTCGCTTGCAGTCATTGGAAATGCGGTTTCAAAGGACAATCCTGAAGTTCTGGAAATAATAAGAAGAAAGATTCCATATAAATCATTTCCAGATACTCTTTGGGAATATTTCATACAGGGGAAAACCTCGGTAGTTGTATCAGGGACACATGGCAAAACTACATCAGCGTCTGCTGTATCATGGGTATTTTATAGTCTTGGCCTTGATCCGGGGTTTATGATAGGAGGTGTGCCGCTAAATTTTAATTCAAACTACAGACTGGGCAATGGGACTTTTTTTATTTCTGAGGGAGATGAATACGACTCTGCTTTTTTTGATAAAGGCCCAAAATTTCTTCATTACCGCCCTGATTATTTACTTCTAAACTCAGTAGAGTTTGACCATGCAGATATTTACAGAGATCTTGAGCATGTGATGTCTTCATTTACTAAACTTCTTGATATTGTTAATCCAAAAGGCGGTGTGGCTGCTTTTGGCGACAGCATAAATGTAAGAAAATTGATTGAAAAATCAAAGTGTAAAGTTTTAACATTTGGCTTTGAAAACACTAACGACTGGGTGATTAAAACAGTTAATGAAGAAACAGGCGATGTAGTGGTTAATTCCAGAGATGGAAGGGAGATAAAGTTTAAGACTAATCTTTTTGGAAAGCAAAATATTGCAAATTTAACCGGAGTCCTGTTACTGGCAGATATTATGGGGCTAAATATAGAAAAGGCGTCAAAATCTTTAGAGCTATTCAATGGCGTAAAACGGCGCCAGGAATATATTGGAAGCGCAAAACATATTGATATATATGATGATTTTGCGCATCATCCAACCGCTGTAAAGGTTACGTTGGAGGGTTTTAAAAGCAGATTTCCGCAAAAGAGAATTATTGCGGTATTTGAGCCAAGGTCAAATTCGAGCAGAAGGAATGTTTTTGAGGCTCAATACGTAGAGTCCTTTGATGCAGCAGATCTAATTATTTTATCTGAGCCTTTTAATAAAGATGCACTTGATGAAACGGTAAGATTTTCAACAAACAGGGTAACTTCAAATATCAAAAAAAGAGGAAAAGAAGCTTATTCTTTTAAGGATGTAGATTCAATAATAGGGTTTCTTTTAGGCAGACTAAGAGAAAATGACGTTGTTGTAATTATGTCCAATGGAGATTTTAGCGGCATACATAAAAAGTTAATACAGGCAATTAATTTCAATAAAACAATTAACTAG
- a CDS encoding ParB/RepB/Spo0J family partition protein, translating to MKRKSLGRGLDALIPSSEKKTESQVINIDIHNIFPGNHQPRKDFNDQKLNDLVSSVKNNGIIQPILLKHNDSDGTYTIIAGERRWRAATAAGLKSVPAIIKDIADKDLMELALIENIQRQDLNPIEEAEAYKHLMDEHSLTQDSLAERVGKERSTVANYLRLLKLNDKIKCYLLDGRISMGHARVLCGINEEPLQISLADMTVEDLLSVRQLEQIAAGGLTKQKKAKPHSSPSTPSPEILDVEDRLRKSLATKVKLLHNNKSNHGRITIEYYSLDELDRLIDILTK from the coding sequence ATGAAACGTAAATCACTTGGAAGAGGCCTTGACGCCCTGATACCTTCTTCAGAAAAAAAAACAGAATCACAAGTTATAAACATTGATATTCATAATATTTTTCCTGGAAATCACCAGCCAAGAAAAGATTTCAATGACCAGAAATTGAATGACCTTGTTTCTTCTGTAAAAAATAACGGTATTATTCAGCCCATTCTCCTCAAACATAATGATTCTGACGGAACATATACTATCATCGCCGGTGAACGAAGATGGAGGGCTGCCACAGCAGCAGGGCTGAAAAGCGTTCCCGCAATAATAAAGGATATTGCGGACAAAGATTTAATGGAGCTTGCATTGATTGAAAATATCCAGAGACAGGATCTTAACCCCATTGAAGAAGCAGAGGCATACAAACACCTAATGGATGAACATTCCCTTACGCAGGACTCTCTTGCAGAAAGGGTTGGAAAAGAACGAAGCACAGTTGCAAACTATCTTCGCCTTCTTAAGCTTAACGATAAAATCAAGTGCTACCTTCTTGATGGCAGAATATCGATGGGGCATGCAAGGGTTCTTTGCGGTATTAATGAAGAGCCATTACAGATTTCCTTGGCTGACATGACTGTGGAAGACCTTCTATCTGTTAGGCAGTTAGAGCAAATTGCAGCCGGCGGACTCACAAAACAAAAAAAGGCAAAACCACACAGTTCACCTTCAACTCCATCTCCTGAAATATTAGATGTTGAAGATCGTTTGAGAAAATCCCTGGCTACTAAAGTTAAGCTCCTTCATAATAACAAATCCAACCACGGCAGGATTACTATTGAATATTATTCTTTAGATGAACTTGACCGCCTAATTGACATACTTACAAAATAA
- a CDS encoding ParA family protein encodes MGKIIAIVNQKGGVGKTTTSINLSACLADKGRSVLLIDLDPQGNTTSGLGINGSGLSKSIYRCILGRKEIQETFVDTEFPSLKLIPSTPELYGAEVELMDVSPKELLLKNALNEIKQSFQYIIIDCPPSLGVLTINALSAADSVIVPLQCEYYALEGIAQLLKTITKIKESLNPNLDIEGILLTMQDLRTNLSAEVSENVSAKFGDKVFKTIIPRNVRLSEAPSFGKPIILYDRFSKGAERYIQLSEEIINNET; translated from the coding sequence GTGGGAAAAATAATAGCAATTGTCAATCAAAAAGGTGGCGTAGGAAAAACTACGACATCTATAAATTTATCAGCGTGTCTTGCAGATAAGGGGCGCAGTGTACTTCTAATTGATCTTGACCCTCAGGGCAATACAACAAGCGGACTTGGAATAAATGGCTCTGGTTTGTCAAAATCAATCTATCGATGCATTCTTGGTAGAAAAGAAATTCAAGAAACCTTTGTAGATACTGAATTCCCTTCTCTTAAGTTAATTCCTTCAACACCAGAACTTTACGGAGCCGAAGTGGAATTAATGGATGTATCTCCGAAGGAACTTCTTTTAAAAAATGCCTTAAACGAAATTAAACAATCTTTTCAATATATTATAATTGACTGTCCCCCTTCTCTTGGTGTTCTTACTATAAATGCCCTTTCTGCGGCAGACTCTGTAATCGTACCATTACAGTGCGAATACTATGCTCTTGAAGGAATTGCCCAACTATTAAAAACAATAACCAAAATAAAAGAAAGCCTGAACCCAAACCTTGATATAGAAGGAATTCTCCTTACAATGCAGGATTTACGAACCAATCTTTCTGCAGAGGTCAGTGAAAATGTATCAGCAAAATTTGGAGATAAAGTTTTTAAAACTATAATTCCAAGAAATGTAAGGCTCTCTGAGGCCCCAAGCTTTGGAAAACCAATAATTCTCTACGACAGATTCTCAAAAGGCGCTGAACGGTATATTCAATTATCAGAGGAAATAATAAATAATGAAACGTAA
- a CDS encoding transposase has protein sequence MARPLRIQYSGALYHVTTRGNDKNHIFIDEVDRQIFFSALSVAVKRYNWICHAYCLMDNHYHLLIETPDANLSRGMKHLNGVYTQAFNKLHNRVGHVFQGRYKAVLVDKETHFLAVARYIVLNPVRAGSVKYPGEWKWSSFNATAGYEVPASFLITSFILSHFGENIKTACDEYLEFVKAGLNVESIWGKLRGQILLGSDDFTEKFISQVKDHKAIAEIPGVQRYIGRPTLEKLFDRKTLRDRIERNRRIMEALDNYGYSQKEIADYLHMHYSTISRLINETI, from the coding sequence ATGGCCAGACCTTTGAGGATTCAATACAGTGGTGCACTGTATCATGTGACAACAAGAGGAAATGACAAGAATCATATATTTATTGATGAAGTTGATCGGCAGATATTTTTTAGTGCACTAAGCGTAGCAGTTAAAAGATATAATTGGATCTGCCATGCATATTGCCTGATGGACAATCACTATCATTTATTAATCGAAACGCCTGATGCCAATCTTTCCAGAGGGATGAAACATTTAAATGGCGTATATACTCAGGCTTTCAATAAACTACATAACAGAGTAGGGCATGTTTTTCAGGGTCGATATAAGGCTGTGCTTGTGGATAAGGAGACCCACTTTCTTGCGGTGGCAAGGTATATTGTTTTAAATCCTGTGCGTGCAGGTTCGGTAAAATATCCAGGAGAATGGAAATGGAGCAGTTTTAATGCTACTGCCGGTTATGAGGTACCTGCGTCATTTCTTATAACAAGTTTTATACTTAGTCATTTCGGGGAAAATATAAAAACAGCCTGCGATGAATACCTTGAGTTTGTAAAGGCAGGACTCAATGTAGAATCTATTTGGGGGAAGCTCAGAGGACAGATATTGTTGGGCAGCGATGATTTCACGGAAAAGTTTATCTCACAAGTGAAGGATCATAAAGCTATTGCCGAGATTCCTGGAGTTCAGAGATATATTGGAAGACCAACTCTTGAGAAATTGTTTGACCGGAAAACTTTAAGGGACAGAATAGAAAGGAACAGAAGAATTATGGAAGCACTTGACAATTATGGATATAGCCAAAAAGAGATAGCCGACTATCTGCATATGCACTACTCAACTATAAGCAGGTTAATAAATGAAACCATTTGA
- a CDS encoding pyridoxamine 5'-phosphate oxidase family protein produces the protein MTETRKPRIAKISKAEAEEQIENYLSAHHFIVLGTCKDNTPISTTYAYASRGTNIFIFTGGTRTVEYIEKNPKVSFGIYTEFPYHPVQGINGRGRVEIIKQGDEQFVDGWKTFCEKPILQKEEPWANMEYLKKISPGVRLLKIVPDEIVLLDSSRNDSPYIVWNRE, from the coding sequence ATGACTGAGACCAGAAAACCGCGAATCGCAAAAATATCAAAAGCTGAAGCAGAAGAACAAATCGAAAACTATCTTTCGGCTCATCATTTCATTGTGCTCGGCACCTGTAAAGACAATACACCGATCAGTACCACATATGCCTATGCAAGCAGGGGAACTAATATTTTCATTTTTACAGGTGGAACAAGGACAGTTGAATATATTGAGAAGAATCCAAAGGTGAGCTTCGGAATCTATACTGAGTTCCCATATCATCCGGTACAGGGGATAAACGGACGTGGAAGGGTGGAAATAATAAAACAGGGGGACGAGCAGTTTGTTGATGGATGGAAAACCTTCTGCGAAAAACCTATACTTCAAAAAGAAGAACCCTGGGCAAACATGGAATATCTTAAAAAGATATCCCCCGGCGTTCGTCTTCTAAAGATAGTCCCCGATGAAATAGTGCTTCTTGACAGCAGCCGGAACGACAGCCCCTATATTGTCTGGAACAGGGAATAA
- a CDS encoding glycosyltransferase — MNAQEKDNNPLVSVAVTTFNYGNYIADAIASVLAQTYKNLEIIIRDDCSPPPDKTSEIIAGFKDSRIKFTKNSKNIGLFVNLNTVLRECKGEYIKILCADDRLKPTCIEEMVNASQSFPEAGQVFSNYCAIDGNGKLMALVKKNIGRNSSTFEPLYFTGKESQKIFYFHGCVWGNLSSGMIKRDILQTVGFFPENSFQTGDFEYLIKISNKFGMVYVPKPLVEIRWHESSASSRNANAGKSISEFYELMELFPVLAKGFKVSRINEFIQKGKIDENFFWETLLALLRKRRTDIAKEILSQILKYGSIFRGIVFFIIRFPRRLMRLILKLYLKSSGKPWIYYGES; from the coding sequence ATGAATGCACAGGAAAAAGATAATAATCCGCTTGTAAGCGTGGCTGTAACAACCTTTAATTATGGCAATTATATCGCTGATGCCATAGCAAGCGTTCTTGCCCAAACTTATAAAAACCTTGAGATAATAATAAGAGATGACTGCTCCCCGCCTCCTGATAAAACAAGCGAGATCATTGCAGGGTTTAAAGATTCGCGAATCAAGTTTACCAAAAACAGCAAGAATATTGGCCTGTTTGTAAACCTCAACACTGTTTTGCGGGAATGCAAAGGCGAGTATATAAAGATTTTATGCGCTGACGACCGCTTAAAGCCAACCTGCATTGAGGAGATGGTAAATGCATCACAAAGTTTCCCTGAAGCAGGACAGGTTTTTTCCAATTATTGTGCCATAGACGGAAACGGTAAGTTGATGGCATTGGTAAAGAAAAATATTGGAAGAAATTCTTCAACTTTTGAGCCTCTTTATTTTACAGGCAAAGAATCGCAAAAAATATTTTATTTCCATGGCTGCGTATGGGGAAATCTGTCTTCCGGTATGATAAAAAGAGATATCCTGCAAACCGTGGGCTTTTTTCCTGAAAATTCTTTTCAAACAGGAGATTTTGAATATCTCATAAAAATAAGCAACAAGTTCGGTATGGTCTATGTGCCCAAACCCTTAGTAGAGATAAGATGGCATGAAAGCTCTGCCTCAAGCAGGAACGCAAACGCCGGAAAATCCATTTCCGAGTTTTATGAGCTTATGGAGCTCTTTCCGGTTTTAGCGAAAGGTTTTAAAGTTAGTCGCATAAATGAATTTATCCAAAAAGGAAAAATTGATGAGAATTTTTTTTGGGAAACTCTTCTGGCGCTGCTAAGAAAAAGGCGCACTGATATAGCAAAGGAAATTCTCAGTCAGATTTTGAAATATGGCTCTATATTCAGAGGGATAGTTTTTTTTATAATACGTTTTCCACGCAGATTAATGCGGCTCATATTAAAACTTTATCTTAAATCATCCGGCAAACCCTGGATTTATTATGGTGAGTCCTGA
- the lepA gene encoding elongation factor 4 encodes MNLNHIRNFSIIAHIDHGKSTLADRLLEITGALTMREMEDQVLDDMDLERERGITIKAHSVRLNYIARDGKKYILNLIDTPGHVDFNYEVSRSLASCEGALVLVDASQGVQAQTLANVYLAMENELTMIPILNKIDLPQIDIENVKEQVINALGFSHDEIMAVSAKAGIGIEDVLEEIIKRIPPPDGDVDKPLKALIFDSWFDSYQGTIILVRLIDGIVRPGDKIVFMSNGRQFEVTKVGVLTPKPVNVKSLSAGEVGFIIASVKNVKDTKIGDTVTNIHEPTAEAFPGFKEVKPMVFAGLYPGDSENYDLLRDSVEKLSLNDSAFTFEPETSAALGFGFRCGFLGLLHMEIIQERLEREFSLTLITTAPTVRYRVCKRNGDVIEIENPLKLPPAGEIERIEEPILHASIFTPIEYVGPILQLAQDKRGVQKKLEYPDPKRAIIHYEIPFNEMVLDFYDKLKSITKGYASLDYEFIGYRESDLVKLDILINGQPVDALSSIVHKTKSYERGRDLTDKMRSLIPRQMFEIAIQAAIGNKVIARESIKAMRKNVTAKCYGGDITRKRKLLEKQKEGKKRMKSVGSVEIPQEAFMAILKI; translated from the coding sequence GTGAACCTTAATCATATAAGAAATTTTTCAATTATTGCCCATATTGACCACGGCAAGTCAACCCTTGCGGACAGACTGCTTGAAATCACAGGTGCATTGACTATGCGCGAGATGGAAGACCAGGTCCTTGATGACATGGATCTTGAGCGCGAAAGAGGCATTACCATCAAGGCACACTCTGTAAGGCTTAACTATATAGCCCGCGATGGGAAAAAATATATTTTAAATCTAATAGACACGCCCGGACATGTGGATTTCAACTACGAGGTGTCGCGAAGCCTTGCCTCATGCGAAGGAGCATTAGTCCTTGTTGATGCCTCACAGGGCGTTCAGGCGCAGACGCTTGCAAACGTCTATCTTGCCATGGAGAACGAGCTTACCATGATTCCCATCCTTAACAAGATAGATCTGCCGCAGATAGACATCGAAAACGTAAAAGAACAGGTCATAAATGCTTTAGGCTTCAGCCATGATGAGATTATGGCAGTAAGCGCCAAAGCCGGCATTGGCATAGAAGATGTTCTGGAGGAAATAATAAAAAGGATTCCTCCACCGGATGGTGATGTTGATAAGCCGTTAAAAGCCCTTATCTTTGATTCATGGTTTGATTCATATCAGGGAACAATCATTCTTGTAAGGCTTATAGATGGAATAGTGCGCCCCGGAGACAAGATAGTATTCATGTCAAATGGAAGGCAGTTTGAAGTGACAAAGGTTGGCGTGTTAACGCCAAAGCCGGTCAATGTGAAAAGTCTTTCAGCAGGCGAGGTTGGTTTTATTATTGCAAGCGTCAAGAATGTTAAGGACACTAAGATTGGCGATACGGTCACAAATATTCATGAGCCAACTGCCGAGGCATTTCCCGGATTTAAGGAAGTAAAGCCAATGGTTTTTGCAGGGCTTTACCCCGGAGACAGCGAAAATTATGATCTTCTTCGTGATTCGGTAGAGAAGTTAAGCTTAAACGACTCTGCCTTTACCTTTGAACCTGAAACATCGGCGGCGCTTGGATTCGGCTTCAGATGTGGATTTCTTGGGCTTCTTCACATGGAGATAATACAGGAACGCCTTGAAAGGGAATTCTCGCTTACGCTTATAACAACAGCCCCCACAGTCCGCTACCGGGTATGTAAAAGAAACGGCGATGTAATCGAGATTGAAAATCCGCTCAAGCTTCCCCCTGCCGGCGAGATAGAAAGAATTGAAGAACCAATCCTTCATGCCAGCATATTCACACCTATCGAGTATGTTGGCCCCATCCTTCAGCTTGCGCAGGATAAAAGAGGAGTCCAGAAAAAGCTTGAGTATCCTGACCCGAAACGGGCAATTATCCATTACGAGATACCTTTTAACGAGATGGTTCTTGATTTTTATGATAAGCTGAAATCAATCACAAAGGGCTATGCCTCGCTCGATTATGAATTTATAGGCTACCGCGAGTCTGACCTTGTGAAGCTTGATATTCTCATTAATGGACAGCCTGTTGATGCACTTTCCTCGATAGTGCACAAGACAAAGTCCTATGAGCGCGGCAGGGACCTTACGGACAAAATGCGCAGTCTCATTCCTCGCCAGATGTTTGAGATTGCCATTCAGGCGGCGATAGGTAATAAAGTGATTGCAAGGGAATCAATCAAGGCAATGAGAAAAAATGTTACTGCAAAATGCTACGGTGGTGATATTACAAGAAAAAGAAAACTTCTTGAAAAGCAGAAAGAAGGAAAAAAACGAATGAAAAGCGTGGGAAGCGTTGAGATCCCGCAGGAAGCATTCATGGCAATACTCAAGATATAA
- the lepB gene encoding signal peptidase I: MAKDKDKKEESGKKEKSAVREYVEAILIALLLALVIRTYIVQAFKIPSGSMLDTLQIGDHILVNKFAYWFDNPKHHDVIVFKFPQDETRDFIKRIIGIEYDKIRGKDKVLFVNGEKQDEPYVVHKDSFTIPGRNQNLYGDETVRDTFGPLTVPASSYFCMGDNRDRSLDSRFWGFVRREKIKGKAFIIYWSWDSKGKLLDCIRWGRLGSRIQ, encoded by the coding sequence ATGGCTAAAGATAAAGACAAAAAAGAAGAATCCGGGAAAAAGGAAAAATCGGCTGTCCGGGAATATGTTGAGGCAATCCTCATCGCACTTTTACTTGCCCTCGTAATCAGGACTTATATTGTGCAGGCTTTTAAAATCCCATCCGGATCAATGCTTGACACGCTTCAGATAGGCGACCACATTTTAGTCAATAAATTTGCCTACTGGTTTGATAATCCAAAACATCACGATGTCATTGTATTTAAATTTCCTCAGGATGAAACCCGTGATTTCATAAAAAGGATAATAGGCATTGAATATGACAAGATCCGGGGAAAAGATAAGGTGCTTTTTGTAAACGGGGAAAAGCAGGACGAGCCATATGTTGTTCATAAGGATTCATTTACGATTCCCGGAAGAAACCAAAATCTTTACGGCGATGAGACGGTACGCGATACTTTTGGTCCCTTGACCGTGCCGGCAAGTTCATACTTTTGCATGGGGGACAACAGAGACCGTTCCCTTGACAGCAGGTTTTGGGGTTTTGTGAGAAGGGAAAAGATAAAAGGAAAAGCGTTTATAATTTACTGGTCCTGGGATTCAAAAGGAAAATTGCTGGATTGCATACGTTGGGGCAGGTTAGGGAGCCGTATCCAGTAG